In Corylus avellana chromosome ca2, CavTom2PMs-1.0, the following proteins share a genomic window:
- the LOC132171511 gene encoding F-box protein CPR1-like, translating to MADLPSEILIAVLCRLPVRSLLRFRSVSKPFRSLIDSTGFIDLHLKNSIETGSNLSLMLRRDSEIYLINLDALSDAVLLAHPLMCYSNRILILGSTNGLICISNVAEDIALWNPSIRRHKVLPFLPIERIGSSLLGTRVFGFGYDPVSEDYKLVRISQFINLDNEGFVSKVKVYSLRANEWRDSEDMPYVLCYARKNGTFASGALHWVVNRKFNVEEADLIVAFDLTVERFREVPLPECAEKRFHIEVGVLGRCVCMIATYPDVRIDVWVMREYGVKESWAKLFSVAKADVVGSYKYLRPLAYSKTGREVLVELDNQRLVWYDLRGKRVENVSVGGLPDSFEAEIFVGSLVPTAASRRDHGKKQSLEEEKNKKNRDDFLSEGFKLVL from the exons ACGGGTTTCATTGATCTCCACCTCAAGAACTCCATAGAGACAGGCTCTAACCTCAGCCTCATGCTCCGGAGGGACTCCGAGATCTATCTTATCAACCTTGACGCCCTAAGCGATGCCGTCTTGCTCGCTCACCCTCTGATGTGCTACAGCAATCGGATCTTAATCCTGGGCTCCACCAACGGCTTGATCTGCATCTCTAACGTGGCCGAGGACATCGCTCTGTGGAACCCATCGATCAGAAGGCACAAAGTCTTGCCCTTTTTGCCCATTGAGCGAATCGGGTCGAGCTTGCTGGGCACGCGGGTATTCGGGTTCGGGTACGACCCGGTGAGCGAGGACTACAAGCTAGTGAGGATTTCGCAGTTCATCAATTTGGATAACGAAGGGTTTGTGTCCAAAGTTAAGGTTTATAGTCTTAGAGCGAACGAGTGGAGAGACTCTGAGGATATGCCTTATGTTCTGTGTTATGCGAGGAAGAATGGGACCTTCGCGAGTGGTGCTTTGCATTGGGTGGTGAACCGGAAGTTCAACGTCGAAGAGGCTGATCTGATTGTCGCTTTTGATCTGACGGTTGAAAGATTTAGGGAGGTCCCATTGCCCGAGTGTGCGGAGAAGAGATTTCACATTGAAGTGGGGGTCTTGGGTCGGTGCGTGTGTATGATAGCGACTTACCCGGATGTTCGTATCGATGTTTGGGTGATGAGGGAGTATGGGGTCAAGGAGTCTTGGGCTAAGCTCTTTTCGGTTGCAAAAGCTGACGTTGTTGGGTCGTACAAGTATTTGAGGCCCTTGGCTTATTCCAAGACTGGTAGGGAGGTTCTGGTGGAGCTTGACAATCAGAGGCTTGTGTGGTACGATTTGAGGGGGAAAAGGGTCGAGAATGTGAGTGTGGGCGGTTTGCCGGATTCGTTTGAGGCCGAAATTTTTGTCGGAAGTCTTGTCCCGACCGCGGCGAGTAGAAGAGATCATGGGAAGAAGCAGAGTTTagaagaggagaaaaataagaaaaatag GGATGATTTCCTGTCAGAGGGCTTCAAATTGGTGCTATAA